The genomic DNA TTCTGACTCCATTTCTTATTCCCTCTTGAATCTCTTCAACAGGAACACCATATGTTTGAGGAATTTCACCACCATATTTGTTAATGATATCCAACCATTCTTGAGGAACTGAACTAGATCCATGCATTACAAGATGAGTATTTGGAAGTGCTTTATGAATTTCAGCAATTCTGCTTATTGCAAGAACTTCTCCTGTAGGTTTCCTTGTGAATTTATAAGCACCATGACTTGTACCTATAGCAATAGCTAATGCATCAACTTTTGTTTTTGCAACAAAATCTGCAGCTTCTTCAGGATCAGTCAAAAGCATATCGGTCGAAAGTTCACCTTCAAATCCATGACCATCTTCTGCTTCACCTTTCCCTGTTTCTAATGAACCTAAGCAACCTAATTCTCCTTCAACACTAACTCCAACTGAATGAGCAAAATCTACTACTTTTTTAGTAACTGCAACATTATATTCGTAACTAGCGGGTGTTTTTGCATCTGCTTCTAGAGAACCATCCATCATTACTGATGTGAAACCATTTATTGCTGCTGAATAGCATGTTGATGGTTCATTTCCATGGTCTTGGTGCATTACAACTGGAATATTAGGATATGTTTCTGTAGCGGCAAGTATTAGATGACGTAGGAAAATCTCTCCTGCATAATTTCTTGCCCCTCTTGAAGCCTGGAGGATTACAGGACTATCAGTTTCATAAGCTGCTTCCATGATTGCTTGAACTTGCTCAAGATTATTTACATTGAAAGCTGGAATACCGTAACCATTCTCAGCAGCGTGATCTAAAAGTAGTCTTAGTGGGACGAGGGCCATAATTAAAATAAGTTAAATGCTATATAAAGCATATGTTTCCGCGAGTTTAGTATAAAGAGGTATCAAATGTCACGTCATTAGATATACAAAATACTAAATTAAAGAAACTAATTTTATGACCCAGAGTATATTTTTAGAATTTTTTAGTTAGTAAGTGTAGCCTGCTACAAACAATTGCTCATCGGATGAAGGTTGAGATCCTGCTACATAAGCACCTTTTGAAGCTTCAGAGTT from Prochlorococcus marinus str. GP2 includes the following:
- the fba gene encoding class II fructose-bisphosphate aldolase (catalyzes the reversible aldol condensation of dihydroxyacetonephosphate and glyceraldehyde 3-phosphate in the Calvin cycle, glycolysis, and/or gluconeogenesis) — translated: MALVPLRLLLDHAAENGYGIPAFNVNNLEQVQAIMEAAYETDSPVILQASRGARNYAGEIFLRHLILAATETYPNIPVVMHQDHGNEPSTCYSAAINGFTSVMMDGSLEADAKTPASYEYNVAVTKKVVDFAHSVGVSVEGELGCLGSLETGKGEAEDGHGFEGELSTDMLLTDPEEAADFVAKTKVDALAIAIGTSHGAYKFTRKPTGEVLAISRIAEIHKALPNTHLVMHGSSSVPQEWLDIINKYGGEIPQTYGVPVEEIQEGIRNGVRKVNIDTDNRLAFTAAVREAAFADKANFDPRHFNKPARKYMKQVCLDRYKQFWCEGQASKIKQNSTNYFADLYAKGDLDPKVKATV